A genomic region of Nymphalis io chromosome 3, ilAglIoxx1.1, whole genome shotgun sequence contains the following coding sequences:
- the LOC126781287 gene encoding uncharacterized protein LOC126781287 isoform X1: protein MKGGLYIIYTSLLTISVLSSCALFILVVSEALQTEDGNTNHDLSGLRNVSQKSSNMGEAEPIEPPDIPKDIQEIPEEKQTVEPHHQMTFPEALSVNSVTTDGLPDTGQPPILISLVENAKLDLKTPDELLFANDSEQHNETTTFAIIDSEADEEKERISVENAEKESTEPRLVVKAKSMHETRQTDDAFQSTTPTLEAETTTESHTEEKFEENIPIKPETPQEDIPSFSEWAQKQLAEAEKKDTVLNHSSQPSHSQTNFSSKSTKLRSKNYASLACGAKVVAVNPEAGSASSILSPNRDEYMLNTCNSRIWFVVELCEAVQAQKIEIANFELFSSTPKDIAVYFSDRFPTRDWADVGQFTAQDMRDVQSFDLYPHLFGKFIKVELLSHHGSEHYCPISLFKVYGTSEFEVLEKESSQHSSHIDDDEDDEIIDVPDIPAAEAEPSKNLFGSARDAVMSIMKKAAQALVKTEVPKNVSSERNDTLTDTMYKKCCSPSHIIVCDNCSETLYNDVYELLSCSSDKLTSLVRQVFLRDTLKCTSVCQTYGLDFKSTKTIEFGEERVAYINALFPPKYLAALCNILAIKEKKVVLNTSFETEMNVTSNITVDESPQKVNSETNSDQEIKLVPIKNETTDDKINETAQSDEKTLVPEQKAENTPIELPKDEKEKLDTCKDDLQTILEGKQPLVEPQDEPTTEERQVEGNNENETKEIPSKTDVKNGRDVVTEKPKDINAVGDEISDQVLIDSENFMSEIDQIAVDPLPAGNHATLNQNPAQATLQKESVFLRLSNRVKTLERNMSLSGQYLEELSRRYKKQVEEMQKSFEKTIVQMTEERRKSNEREQKYLDQMTQLQDQLVQMTIAMTLLMEERDSWFGNITFTKFIMYQSIIITLLLYYVSKRRKPETIMVAIPKKIKKKQDRFRRKSVEGVSGHATPSTKKRRPSEEAFQIERQSMEDMEREQESGEWQIAKKNRKRKTSILHRSLESDIKETSSNQDGIRELQENPNITLDEGVYFAPVSEPKEFTVVETKGKELPKTNGSFFNNLKTKTMKTRRLSSPAFLRTLNRQSSRSTPSPDVRTLEPIFNGKLGKKAASESPTGSLWSESTDISQNGQQESESGNKKKKSLKNILKKVF from the exons gttACCTGACACGGGGCAGCCTCCAATACTCATCTCTTTGGTAGAAAACGCAAAATTAGATTTGAAAACTCCAGACGAACTATTGTTCGCAAATGACTCAGAACAGCACAATGAAACGACAACATTCGCAATTATTGATAGTGAAGCCGACGAGGAAAAGGAAAGGATATCAGTGGAAAACGCAGAGAAAGAAAGTACGGAACCACGCCTTGTAGTCAAAGCGAAGTCTATGCACGAAACAAGGCAAACAGACGATGCATTTCAAAGCACCACCCCCACGCTAGAAGCAGAAACTACAACAGAATCTCACACTGAAGAAAAATTTGAAGAAAACATTCCAATTAAACCAGAAACACCGCAAGAAGATATACCCTCGTTCTCAGAATGGGCGCAAAAGCAATTAGCAGAAGCTGAAAAGAAAGATACCGTGCTGAATCATTCGAGTCAACCTAGTCATAGTCAAACAAATTTTAGCAGCAAAAGCACCAAATTACGATCGAAAAATTACGCTTCACTTGCTTGCGGCGCTAAAGTCGTGGCCGTTAATCCTGAAGCCGGATCGGCAAGCTCGATTTTATCGCCAAACAGAGATGAGTATATGCTTAATACATGCAATAGTCGCATTTGGTTCGTGGTAGAACTGTGTGAAGCTGTTCAAGCACAAAAAATAGAAATAGCCAATTTTGAGCTGTTTTCATCAACACCGAAGGACATCGCTGTGTATTTCAGCGATCGTTTCCCTACTCGGGACTGGGCCGACGTCGGTCAATTTACAGCGCAAGACATGAGAGATGTACAAAGTTTTGATTTATATCCACATTTATTTGGTAAATTTATCAAAGTCGAGTTATTATCTCACCATGGCTCTGAACATTATTGCCCAATTTCGTTATTCAAAGTTTACGGTACTTCAGAATTTGAAGTTCTAGAAAAAGAAAGTTCTCAACATTCATCACATATAGATGACGACGAAGACGACGAGATAATAGACGTTCCCGACATACCTGCCGCCGAGGCGGAACCGTCGAAAAATCTTTTTGGTTCCGCAAGAGACGCCGTGATGTCTATTATGAAGAAAGCTGCTCAAGCATTAGTTAAAACTGAAGTTCCTAAAAATGTTTCAAGTGAACGTAACGATACGTTAACAGATACAATGTACAAAAAGTGTTGTTCGCCCAGCCATATAATAGTGTGTGATAATTGTAGTGAAACACTTTACAATGATGTGTATGAGCTGCTTAGTTGTAGCTCGGACAAACTAACGAGTTTAGTACGGCAAGTGTTCCTAAGAGACACtttaaagtgcacaagtgtatgtcAGACGTATGGTTTAGATTTTAAAAGTACAAAGACTATAGAGTTCGGCGAAGAACGTGTAGCGTACATTAACGCTTTGTTCCCGCCTAAATATTTAGCAGCATTGTGTAACATTCTCGCAATTAAAGAGAAAAAAGTAGTTTTAAACACAAGCTTTGAAACCGAAATGAATGTTACCTCTAACATTACTGTAGATGAATCACCACAAAAAGTGAATAGTGAAACGAATTCAGATCAAGAGATCAAGTTGGTGCCGATTAAGAATGAAACGACTGATGATAAAATCAATGAGACGGCTCAATCTGATGAAAAAACTCTTGTACCTGAACAAAAAGCTGAGAACACTCCGATAGAATTACCTAAAGACGAAAAAGAAAAATTGGATACGTGCAAAGACGATCTTCAAACAATTCTTGAAGGAAAACAACCTTTAGTAGAACCCCAAGACGAGCCTACTACTGAAGAGAGGCAAGTAGAAGGcaataatgaaaatgaaactAAAGAAATTCCTTCAAAAACAGATGTAAAAAACGGACGAGATGTCGTTACAGAGAAACCTAAAGATATAAATGCTGTAGGCGATGAAATAAGTGATCAGGTTTTAATCGACAGTGAAAATTTTATGTCAGAAATAGATCAGATTGCGGTAGATCCTCTACCCGCAGGTAATCACGCCACACTAAATCAAAACCCAGCGCAGGCAACTCTACAAAAAGAATCAGTATTTTTAAGGCTGTCAAACAGAGTAAAG ACACTAGAAAGAAATATGTCTCTATCGGGACAATACCTTGAAGAGTTGAGCAGAAGATACAAGAAACAAGTAGAGGAAATGCAGAAGTCGTTTGAGAAGACAATAGTCCAAATGACAGAAGAACGACGTAAGAGCAACGAACGTGAACAGAAGTACTTAGACCAGATGACACAATTACAAGATCAATTAGTTCAAATGACAATAGCGATGACGCTTCTCATGGAAGAAAGAGATAGCTGGTTTGGCAATATCACATTCacgaaatttattatgtatcaatCTATTATAAtcacgttattattatattacgtatcAAAGAGAAGAAAACCAGAAACTATAATGGTGGCGATCCCTAAAAAGATTAAGAAGAAACAAGACAGGTTTCGAAGGAAATCAGTTGAAGGTGTGAGTGGACACGCTACTCCGTCTACGAAGAAAAGAAGGCCGAGCGAAGAAGCGTTCCAAATTGAGAGGCAGTCGATGGAGGATATGGAAAGGGAGCAGGAGTCGGGAGAATGGCAAATTGCTAAAAAGAATAGAAAGAGAAAAACTTCAATACTTCATAGGAGTTTAGAATCTGATATTAAGGAAACTTCTTCTAACCAAGATGGTATCAGGGAACTTCAGGAAAATCCAAATATAACTCTAGACGAGGGAGTTTATTTCGCTCCAGTTTCGGAGCCAAAGGAATTTACGGTAGTTGAAACTAAAGGAAAGGAGTTACCAAAAACGAATGGATCGTTCTTCAATAACTTAAAAACGAAGACGATGAAGACGAGGCGATTGTCGTCGCCGGCGTTTCTGAGAACTCTCAATCGTCAAAGCAGCAGGAGTACACCCAGTCCAGACGTGAGGACTTTAGAACCGATTTTCAATGGAAAATTGGGGAAGAAAGCCGCTTCCGAATCGCCAACCGGAAGCCTCTGGTCGGAATCTACCGATATATCTCAGAATGGACAACAAGAGAGCGAAAGTGGCAACAAGAAGAAGAAAAGTCTTAAAAACATACTTAAGAAAGTATTTTGA
- the LOC126781294 gene encoding eEF1A lysine and N-terminal methyltransferase homolog, translating to MNLLPKSHKEFSEKDYWNKFFKKRGKKSFEWYGEYLELCSHLHKYIKQSDVILIPGCGNSSLSADLYDVGYPNITNIDVSEVVIKQMNAVNARRTSMKFLYMDALNTTFRNDEFNVVLDKGTLDALMPDDSKETNESIDKYFAEIKRVLKLGGRFICISLLQSHITEKLLTYFCDKTWMFRVVRCHEAEEKNAEDGDGTTLPVFVVIATKFKEMPKLVLEVCMAGDKMQRLETPEELKACVKSVQDTAFITNGLAKTTLDGDDEVTLDLMLPGEEVPRYTLYIVDQKRSQAINKYAVFIVPQGRESEWLFGTSAGRRQLQDSARFGRLVVAVLRRGHLFQSLDAVKEELAQSAKMLAPNGFSGQIPFLSLGSDVGRRVRVRAGRSAVSGAFVVEDVDVDGAAHRRLVFLANQFLVQSEARLKTVKRKNKSKVVVDFGYVSLYHSFMCVGVPLGNSTSVAVLGLGGGSLCMFLKKCFENLKITAVDLDPAMLEVAKDDFGLEVDERLEVQIKDGIDFLKDEADSGRTYDAVMFDMDSKDSSLGLSCPPPHFLRAAPLAHVAALVPHGHFILNLVCRDTQLHESIVETLKQHFKHLVTVKLFEEVNEIVFATNNDTEYTLNNLEAAAKSLNITARQKNLVNLKCVDLKDFIQSINIVS from the exons atgaacCTGCTACCGAAAAGCCATAAGGAATTTAGCGAAAAAGATTAttggaataagttttttaaGAAACGTGGCAAAAAATCTTTCGAATG GTATGGCGAATATTTAGAATTATGTTCCCATTTACACAAGTATATCAAGCAATCGGACGTAATACTTATACCAGGTTGTGGTAACTCCAGTCTCAgcgcagatctttacgatgtcGGCTATCCAAACATCACGAACATAGATGTATCAGAAGtagtaattaagcaaatgaatgCTGTAAATGCCCGCAGAACAAGTATGAAATTTCTTTACATGGATGCGCTCAATACGACATTTAGGAATGATGAATTTAATGTTGTTCTTGATAAAGGAACACTTGATGCACTAATGCCGGATGACTCGAAAGAAACAAATGAAAGTATAGACAAATATTTCGCTGAAATTAAAAGAGTTTTGAAGTTAGGTGGCCGCTTCATTTGTATATCATTATTGCAAAGCCATATAACAGAGAAGCTGTTGACATATTTCTGTGATAAAACTTGGATGTTTCGTGTAGTAAGATGTCATGAAGCAGAGGAGAAAAATGCTGAGGATGGTGATGGGACGACATTGCCCGTTTTTGTAGTTATTGCAACTAAATTTAAAGAGATGCCTAAATTA gtatTAGAAGTCTGTATGGCAGGTGACAAGATGCAGAGGTTGGAAACACCAGAGGAGCTCAAAGCGTGTGTGAAATCTGTACAAGACACAGCCTTCATCACCAATGGGCTCGCTAAAACAACTTTAGATGGGGATGATGAG GTGACTTTAGATTTAATGCTACCCGGTGAAGAGGTACCTCGCTACACATTGTACATCGTGGATCAGAAGCGGTCACAGGCTATCAACAAGTATGCTGTGTTCATCGTACCACAGGGACG ggAGTCCGAGTGGTTGTTCGGCACGTCCGCCGGTAGACGGCAGCTGCAGGACTCGGCGAGGTTCGGTAGACTGGTAGTCGCTGTATTGAGGAGAGGACACCTGTTCCAGAGTCTCGACGCTGTGAAGGAGGAGTTAGCGCAGTCGGCCAAGATGCTCGCGCCCAACGGCTTTAGTGGACAG ATCCCGTTCCTGTCGCTGGGCAGCGACGTGGGGCggcgcgtgcgcgtgcgcgcGGGGCGCTCGGCCGTGTCGGGCGCGTTCGTGGTGGAGGACGTCGACGTGGACGGCGCCGCGCACCGCCGCCTCGTGTTCCTCGCCAACCAGTTCCTCGTGCAGTCCGAGGCCAGGCTCAAGACCG tgaaaagaaaaaataaaagtaaagtagtcGTCGACTTCGGCTACGTGTCGCTGTACCACTCGTTCATGTGCGTGGGCGTACCGCTCGGCAACAGCACGAGCGTGGCCGTCCTCGGTCTCGGCGGTGGCAGCCTCTGCATGTTCCTCAAGAAATGCTTCGAGAACCTCAAGATTACAGCCGTCGACCTGGACCCGGCTATGTTGGAGGTTGCGAAGGACGACTTCGGTCTGGAGGTGGACGAGCGACTGGAGGTCCAGATCAAAGACGGGATTGATTTCTTAAAGGACGAAGCCGATAGTG GCCGCACGTACGACGCGGTGATGTTCGACATGGACAGCAAGGACAGCTCGCTGGGCCTGTCGTGTCCGCCGCCGCACTTCCTGCGCGCCGCGCCGCTCGCGCACGTCGCCGCGCTCGTGCCGCACG gTCACTTCATTTTGAATCTAGTATGCCGGGACACGCAGCTCCATGAAAGTATCGTAGAAACTTTAAAACAACATTTCAAACATTTAGTTACGGTAAAGCTGTTCGAAGAAGTCAACGAGATTGTGTTCGCAACGAACAACGATACTGAATATACGTTAAACAATTTGGAAGCAGCCGCCAAAAGCCTAAACATAACGGCGAGACAGAAAAATTTAGTGAATTTAAAATGTGTCGACTTGAAAGACTTCATACAATCCATTAATATTGTATCATAG
- the LOC126781287 gene encoding uncharacterized protein LOC126781287 isoform X2, protein MSPPRALLAALLLCQLLSYGGHQGLTKIFYTLPDTGQPPILISLVENAKLDLKTPDELLFANDSEQHNETTTFAIIDSEADEEKERISVENAEKESTEPRLVVKAKSMHETRQTDDAFQSTTPTLEAETTTESHTEEKFEENIPIKPETPQEDIPSFSEWAQKQLAEAEKKDTVLNHSSQPSHSQTNFSSKSTKLRSKNYASLACGAKVVAVNPEAGSASSILSPNRDEYMLNTCNSRIWFVVELCEAVQAQKIEIANFELFSSTPKDIAVYFSDRFPTRDWADVGQFTAQDMRDVQSFDLYPHLFGKFIKVELLSHHGSEHYCPISLFKVYGTSEFEVLEKESSQHSSHIDDDEDDEIIDVPDIPAAEAEPSKNLFGSARDAVMSIMKKAAQALVKTEVPKNVSSERNDTLTDTMYKKCCSPSHIIVCDNCSETLYNDVYELLSCSSDKLTSLVRQVFLRDTLKCTSVCQTYGLDFKSTKTIEFGEERVAYINALFPPKYLAALCNILAIKEKKVVLNTSFETEMNVTSNITVDESPQKVNSETNSDQEIKLVPIKNETTDDKINETAQSDEKTLVPEQKAENTPIELPKDEKEKLDTCKDDLQTILEGKQPLVEPQDEPTTEERQVEGNNENETKEIPSKTDVKNGRDVVTEKPKDINAVGDEISDQVLIDSENFMSEIDQIAVDPLPAGNHATLNQNPAQATLQKESVFLRLSNRVKTLERNMSLSGQYLEELSRRYKKQVEEMQKSFEKTIVQMTEERRKSNEREQKYLDQMTQLQDQLVQMTIAMTLLMEERDSWFGNITFTKFIMYQSIIITLLLYYVSKRRKPETIMVAIPKKIKKKQDRFRRKSVEGVSGHATPSTKKRRPSEEAFQIERQSMEDMEREQESGEWQIAKKNRKRKTSILHRSLESDIKETSSNQDGIRELQENPNITLDEGVYFAPVSEPKEFTVVETKGKELPKTNGSFFNNLKTKTMKTRRLSSPAFLRTLNRQSSRSTPSPDVRTLEPIFNGKLGKKAASESPTGSLWSESTDISQNGQQESESGNKKKKSLKNILKKVF, encoded by the exons ATGTCGCCGCCGCGGGCGCTGCTGGCGGCTCTACTGCTCTGTCAACTGCTGTCGTACGGTGGCCACCAAGGACTCACCAAGATATTCTACAC gttACCTGACACGGGGCAGCCTCCAATACTCATCTCTTTGGTAGAAAACGCAAAATTAGATTTGAAAACTCCAGACGAACTATTGTTCGCAAATGACTCAGAACAGCACAATGAAACGACAACATTCGCAATTATTGATAGTGAAGCCGACGAGGAAAAGGAAAGGATATCAGTGGAAAACGCAGAGAAAGAAAGTACGGAACCACGCCTTGTAGTCAAAGCGAAGTCTATGCACGAAACAAGGCAAACAGACGATGCATTTCAAAGCACCACCCCCACGCTAGAAGCAGAAACTACAACAGAATCTCACACTGAAGAAAAATTTGAAGAAAACATTCCAATTAAACCAGAAACACCGCAAGAAGATATACCCTCGTTCTCAGAATGGGCGCAAAAGCAATTAGCAGAAGCTGAAAAGAAAGATACCGTGCTGAATCATTCGAGTCAACCTAGTCATAGTCAAACAAATTTTAGCAGCAAAAGCACCAAATTACGATCGAAAAATTACGCTTCACTTGCTTGCGGCGCTAAAGTCGTGGCCGTTAATCCTGAAGCCGGATCGGCAAGCTCGATTTTATCGCCAAACAGAGATGAGTATATGCTTAATACATGCAATAGTCGCATTTGGTTCGTGGTAGAACTGTGTGAAGCTGTTCAAGCACAAAAAATAGAAATAGCCAATTTTGAGCTGTTTTCATCAACACCGAAGGACATCGCTGTGTATTTCAGCGATCGTTTCCCTACTCGGGACTGGGCCGACGTCGGTCAATTTACAGCGCAAGACATGAGAGATGTACAAAGTTTTGATTTATATCCACATTTATTTGGTAAATTTATCAAAGTCGAGTTATTATCTCACCATGGCTCTGAACATTATTGCCCAATTTCGTTATTCAAAGTTTACGGTACTTCAGAATTTGAAGTTCTAGAAAAAGAAAGTTCTCAACATTCATCACATATAGATGACGACGAAGACGACGAGATAATAGACGTTCCCGACATACCTGCCGCCGAGGCGGAACCGTCGAAAAATCTTTTTGGTTCCGCAAGAGACGCCGTGATGTCTATTATGAAGAAAGCTGCTCAAGCATTAGTTAAAACTGAAGTTCCTAAAAATGTTTCAAGTGAACGTAACGATACGTTAACAGATACAATGTACAAAAAGTGTTGTTCGCCCAGCCATATAATAGTGTGTGATAATTGTAGTGAAACACTTTACAATGATGTGTATGAGCTGCTTAGTTGTAGCTCGGACAAACTAACGAGTTTAGTACGGCAAGTGTTCCTAAGAGACACtttaaagtgcacaagtgtatgtcAGACGTATGGTTTAGATTTTAAAAGTACAAAGACTATAGAGTTCGGCGAAGAACGTGTAGCGTACATTAACGCTTTGTTCCCGCCTAAATATTTAGCAGCATTGTGTAACATTCTCGCAATTAAAGAGAAAAAAGTAGTTTTAAACACAAGCTTTGAAACCGAAATGAATGTTACCTCTAACATTACTGTAGATGAATCACCACAAAAAGTGAATAGTGAAACGAATTCAGATCAAGAGATCAAGTTGGTGCCGATTAAGAATGAAACGACTGATGATAAAATCAATGAGACGGCTCAATCTGATGAAAAAACTCTTGTACCTGAACAAAAAGCTGAGAACACTCCGATAGAATTACCTAAAGACGAAAAAGAAAAATTGGATACGTGCAAAGACGATCTTCAAACAATTCTTGAAGGAAAACAACCTTTAGTAGAACCCCAAGACGAGCCTACTACTGAAGAGAGGCAAGTAGAAGGcaataatgaaaatgaaactAAAGAAATTCCTTCAAAAACAGATGTAAAAAACGGACGAGATGTCGTTACAGAGAAACCTAAAGATATAAATGCTGTAGGCGATGAAATAAGTGATCAGGTTTTAATCGACAGTGAAAATTTTATGTCAGAAATAGATCAGATTGCGGTAGATCCTCTACCCGCAGGTAATCACGCCACACTAAATCAAAACCCAGCGCAGGCAACTCTACAAAAAGAATCAGTATTTTTAAGGCTGTCAAACAGAGTAAAG ACACTAGAAAGAAATATGTCTCTATCGGGACAATACCTTGAAGAGTTGAGCAGAAGATACAAGAAACAAGTAGAGGAAATGCAGAAGTCGTTTGAGAAGACAATAGTCCAAATGACAGAAGAACGACGTAAGAGCAACGAACGTGAACAGAAGTACTTAGACCAGATGACACAATTACAAGATCAATTAGTTCAAATGACAATAGCGATGACGCTTCTCATGGAAGAAAGAGATAGCTGGTTTGGCAATATCACATTCacgaaatttattatgtatcaatCTATTATAAtcacgttattattatattacgtatcAAAGAGAAGAAAACCAGAAACTATAATGGTGGCGATCCCTAAAAAGATTAAGAAGAAACAAGACAGGTTTCGAAGGAAATCAGTTGAAGGTGTGAGTGGACACGCTACTCCGTCTACGAAGAAAAGAAGGCCGAGCGAAGAAGCGTTCCAAATTGAGAGGCAGTCGATGGAGGATATGGAAAGGGAGCAGGAGTCGGGAGAATGGCAAATTGCTAAAAAGAATAGAAAGAGAAAAACTTCAATACTTCATAGGAGTTTAGAATCTGATATTAAGGAAACTTCTTCTAACCAAGATGGTATCAGGGAACTTCAGGAAAATCCAAATATAACTCTAGACGAGGGAGTTTATTTCGCTCCAGTTTCGGAGCCAAAGGAATTTACGGTAGTTGAAACTAAAGGAAAGGAGTTACCAAAAACGAATGGATCGTTCTTCAATAACTTAAAAACGAAGACGATGAAGACGAGGCGATTGTCGTCGCCGGCGTTTCTGAGAACTCTCAATCGTCAAAGCAGCAGGAGTACACCCAGTCCAGACGTGAGGACTTTAGAACCGATTTTCAATGGAAAATTGGGGAAGAAAGCCGCTTCCGAATCGCCAACCGGAAGCCTCTGGTCGGAATCTACCGATATATCTCAGAATGGACAACAAGAGAGCGAAAGTGGCAACAAGAAGAAGAAAAGTCTTAAAAACATACTTAAGAAAGTATTTTGA
- the LOC126781301 gene encoding eukaryotic translation initiation factor 2-alpha kinase 1-like, with the protein MDSKKHDKWEALATVKSFDQGIARNSHHESILQQSMQHIEVINSTATTPISLLVQSLVKQLCSLLEKDLNRANQLYNTICEKLHSMNLIDNSYSMGEFEVMRSQYQRALYQLVTVASGSEIPIPLPVSWPITASALEWSRYHKEFEELYFIAGGGFGSVFKARHRLDGVEYAVKKVFIKSSDVNSIMTHLAEVKTIASLNHPNIVNYKAAWLEPMIESKVKKKKRYKMDTDNDDFSMESNKSSVYPDIMKSFKTYNSKELTKHYSQSDFIISFERSNSLDNTVSSDEELDDEEDSSSAEQNAVCKLLLSKEYENCSRVNLKWATLYIQMTYCQQTLKQWLDERNNHMIHSRKNSDDLTLHHSDSTDSNCYESSFPDTNYPVAWTRIDILVDMFTQLVRGLHYIHSKGVIHHDVKPSNVFVAQSENGLLVQLGDFGLACPLQQSHSGFALGTHLYAAPEQLEGQCNPKSDMYSLGIILLEMVETFGTDMERVKTITGLRKGQIPANLTANYPKIAHIIGKLIQRRPNKRLDTTQLLEELNTLSENKDDTIRLLREELAAKDDEIAHLKLMLSKYNFRS; encoded by the exons ATGGATAGTAAGAAACATGATAAGTGGGAAGCCTTGGCTACCGTTAAATCTTTTGATCAAG GTATAGCCCGCAATAGCCATCATGAGTCCATCTTGCAACAGAGTATGCAACACATCGAAGTTATCAACTCCACCGCGACAACGCCGATTAGCTTACTCGTACAATCACTGGTTAAACAGCTCTGTTCACTACTCGAAAAGGACCTCAACAGAGCCAACCAATTGTACAACACGATCTGTGAAAAACTTCACAGCatgaatttaattgataattcttATTCGATGGGAGAGTTCGAAGTGATGAGGAGCCAGTATCAGAGAGCACTCTACCAACTCGTCACCGTAGCCAGTGGCTCAGAAATACCCATTCCTCTCCCAGTGTCCTGGCCCATCACTGCTTCAGCTCTGGAGTGGTCGCGATACCACAAGGAGTTTGAAGAATTATACTTCATAGCGGGAGGTGGGTTCGGTAGCGTGTTCAAAGCGCGACATAGGTTAGATGGCGTTGAATACGctgtaaaaaaagtatttatcaaATCTTCAGACGTCAATTCCATAATGACACATTTGGCTGAAGTAAAAACAATCGCCAGTTTAAATCACCCGAACATAGTCAACTATAAGGCTGCATGGCTGGAGCCAATGATAGAATCCAAAGTGAAGAAGAAAAAGAGATATAAAATGGACACTGATAATGATGACTTTTCAATGGAATCTAACAAGTCTTCCGTATATCCTGACATAATGAAATCATTTAAAACTTACAATTCTAAAGAATTAACTAAGCACTACAGCCAATCTGACTTCATAATATCATTTGAGAGATCGAACAGCTTGGACAATACCGTGAGTTCTGACGAAGAGTTGGACGACGAGGAGGATTCGAGTTCAGCCGAGCAGAACGCCGTATGCAAACTTCTATTAAGCAAAGAATACGAAAACTGTTCTAGAGTTAACTTGAAATGGGCTACCTTGTATATACAGATGACGTACTGTCAACAGACACTTAAGCAGTGGTTAGACGAGCGCAATAACCATATGATACACTCAAGAAAAAACTCCGATGATCTTACTCTGCATCACAGTGACTCGACTGACTCCAACTGTTATGAGTCTTCCTTCCCTGATACCAATTACCCCGTCGCCTGGACTCGTATAGATATATTGGTTGACATGTTCACTCAGCTGGTCCGAGGACTTCATTATATTCATTCGAAAGGGGTTATTCATCATGATGTTAAGCCCAGCAATGTGTTCGTGGCTCAAAGCGAAAATGGTCTGCTCGTTCAGCTGGGCGACTTTGGCTTGGCCTGTCCGTTGCAACAATCTCATAGTGGATTTGCTCTCGGTACGCATTTGTATGCAGCGCCTGAACAACTAGAAGGGCAATGCAATCCTAAG AGTGATATGTATTCTCTTGGCATCATACTTCTGGAGATGGTGGAGACATTCGGCACGGACATGGAGCGTGTTAAAACTATAACGGGCCTTCGAAAGGGACAGATTCCGGCGAACCTCACCGCAAACTACCCGAAGATCGCTCACATCATCGGCAAGTTGATCCAAAGGCGACCGAACAAACGGTTAGACACAACACAACTTCTAGAAGAACTCAACACTCTCTCTGAAAATAAAGACGATACAATACGTTTGCTCAGAGAGGAGTTGGCTGCGAAGGATGACGAAATAGCTCATTTGAAGTTGATGCTTTCTAAATATAACTTCCGTTCATGA